A window of Quercus robur chromosome 12, dhQueRobu3.1, whole genome shotgun sequence genomic DNA:
AGACAATCCAGTTCAACGCCGGTGAAGATTGGGTTCCCTAAGAGAGTACTCTTCCTTCCATAAACCCATTTCACCATTTTCCAATTTCACTCCTCTCCCACCCTAACACCTCTCTTCCCATAAATCCTCTTCCGCACTGTGTTGTTGTGATCCTTTGCCATTGTTGTTTCGTGGGTGATGATGAACAATACACGCATGGaggatttttttattgaaacagTGCATTTAGGGAAAAGAGCTATGTGTTTTTTCTTCAATCTTGCATTTAATGGATTGCTACTATTCACATGGGTCCCACAGATTGGCAAATGCCAAATGCAAACGCTGTGGAGAAacgctgtatccaaacggatactTTATGTTCATCTTCTAATTACATTGCCTAGAATCCCATAAATCATCCTTTAATTGGAGTGGTTGAATTTATAAGATATACACTTTTTTTGGGTGTTGCCAATCACAATTCCGCTATCTACTACCACTATAAAAACAAGTTTGTATGGTATGATATTAAATGATAGGTTTATGTGGTGGGGCTCGGTAGTTTTCTCTTTAGTCCACTAAAATTGAATCACCCCAAATCAGAGCGGTAGTACGAGAGAAAATGCTTTGTAatattttggacaaaattgccCATGCCAacgttcaatttttttttttttttaacttttgggtcTTTTTATTCTCtgcttcttttgtctttttattgaTAGGATTCTTTTGCTGTTCACTCCGTTTCTGTTTTTTTCATTTGTACCGAACAACTGATGCTTgaccttttcttcaatttttgtttattctttcttgcttatcttcgtttttctttttcttttgtgtttatctttcttcagttttttttcttcttttattatgtgcttatcctttcttttctcaaacagttagttttttttttttttttaaagtaattttaGGTTCTTAAGGGAGTGTTTGGTGATGTTGTTCTAGTatcattgtttgtattttttgaaaatacatgtaGGTGAAAATGTATGTGGAAatatatgtaatgttgtttaaaaactgaaaattgttgcttAAAATCCATACCAAACGGtccctaaactttttttttttttttaatgtataaataAAGTACTAttcatacaaaaaattttaataaaaaaaatgtgttgcTTTTACTCTTTTAGTTTATAACAGgacataattataaatttatatcagCTTCTTTTTCTATcctcctatttttttttctcaatcaaataaataagttttttatatCTCTATTTCTTCATCTTCCCAACCAAACTTACATGAgtgaaaactaaattttttctattattccactttcctatcattttttattttatatcctCATAATTTTTTACCATTCCAACCAAATGGACTTTGAGTATACCTATTTATTACCAATTGGTTTTAAGGCGAGTAGTACAACTCACAGTCTTGCATATTTCAAAGTCTATACTGAAGTGGATGCAACATGATTACGTACGTGAATGGACCAACAACTCGTGTCCCACATCTCTTATTATTGCCAGTACATTATTACATAACACATACGTCATGCAATAATAGACATCGCCAAGACCCCTCAAAAAAATAGACATGGCCAAGATCATCATCCGCATCAAACACCAAGAGATATTTCTACTTAAAATTGTAAAAGGGTGTGCaacaaatcaaattaaaattcaaagaagTCAAATATAGAGGCATATAATTTAGGAGAAAGTTCAAGTTTTTAATCTCTCACCTACGGTTGCTGACCTGAATGTAGTCCACCCGTCTATCACATTCCTACTCGCTTTCACAATAGTCTTTCCAATCCCGTCACCTATGAACATCAAATTGGGCTTCTTCCTCTCTACCTCCACATTCTCAAAATATGCCCCGGCCTTTATGTATATCACAAACCTACGTACCAAAAGTTCAATTACTAACAATTCTCTAATACATAATTAATTCATAATAGACCAACATTATGAGAATGAACTTATTGATTATTATACAAGTACATAGAGTTAGCGAGCACTAATTGAGTACTAATATGTcaaattattagaataataaatttaaggACATTTTTTCCCTAACTGCTGAAGTAAATTAATGTATATATTACTGGAACAAAAGTGATATTACTTTAATAAGAGCACTTACTTTAATGATTTATGATaagtattgtaaaaatggtGTCTCTAACATTGCTCTAGAATTATTTAGAAGGTCAAATAATGTATGACAAACCTGGTTGTGCTTGAGTTTGGAGCTGCAGCCACTGCCTCGCCAATGGTGGTGAAGTTCCCAGTGCCATCCTTAGCCACCCGTAAGTCATATTTGATCGTATTCACTGTTGTTTGTAACAATTTTCGATCTTTCCGGGAAACCCACGATGGGAATCCATTTTTCATATTTCCAAACTCATGGAACTCCTGGGACTTACTTGTGTTAAACCCCGGGATTTTCTTGAGAATGGCCAGAGAGTTACTCATAAGCTGAGAGATATTATACAAGTTGTTCTTGATTTCCTCTCTCACGTCTGCTTTGCTACGAGTAAACCCGTCAAGACACGTGTACTGGTTAGTCATTGCGGCACTTAACAAGGTTTGTAAGTCATTGTGATGCTTGGAGTCTAATTTCTTAGAAGAGAGGTCAGAGATAGTGGTTTTAAGCTGAGCCATTGTGTCATCAAAGAGCTCAAGGCAATCGTCCAAGGCTCTCTTTTGAAGAGGGTCAAGATTCTTGAGCTTCTTGCGGATGCTGGTACAGTTTGAGGAGGAGACTCTGACTTTGGAAAGTGTGTGGTTTACAGTGACTGAGATGATCTGTGGGAGTGACTTGGTAGCGAGATCAGGGAAGGAAGAGAGTGTTGAGACACATAGCTCTGGGTATAGTGTTCCTTGGCATGTGAAATGGGCTACTTGGATGTGTTTGTGGTTGTGGATGTGTAGGTGGGGGATATCCACCATATCTGTGGTGCCATTCTTGGGGCTCTTTTTCAAAGGGGTTGTTGAGTAGAGCAGCAAAACTAAGGCAATGGCTGAGATGGGCAAGAAAGTAAGCAAGAGTTTAGTTCTTTCTCTGAGATTATACATTGTGGatgatttgagagagagagagagagagagagagagaagtgaaaaaTGAGTGGTGCTAAATATGGTGGTTGATGCTAGTTAAATAGAGTATAAAAGCAATGGGCTTTGTCTGTCACAGGAacttatgaaaatattataaatgtcTTACATAAATAATGACTCTTACTatcaatttaattaatgaaaacTTACACGTTTACAGTACTTCGGTACTCAATAATTAGGTGTAAAGCAAGGAGATGCGGACTATACACTGCTTAGTTGTGAGATTTGTGTCCGAAAGTTGTATCCCTATCCTATCTATGCATAAATGATGTCTGCTCCTTTGGGCTTTGCTTTGGAGTTCTTATTTTTCGTTTCCATGTTGTTAATTTACTGATTAGTGTCTCTTGGCTCTTGGACAGTCGGACTCGGCTTCTGCCCTTTGTTGAGTAATTCTagaattacactttttttttaacaattattattactttttttgtcttgtttgaa
This region includes:
- the LOC126710607 gene encoding pectinesterase, producing the protein MYNLRERTKLLLTFLPISAIALVLLLYSTTPLKKSPKNGTTDMVDIPHLHIHNHKHIQVAHFTCQGTLYPELCVSTLSSFPDLATKSLPQIISVTVNHTLSKVRVSSSNCTSIRKKLKNLDPLQKRALDDCLELFDDTMAQLKTTISDLSSKKLDSKHHNDLQTLLSAAMTNQYTCLDGFTRSKADVREEIKNNLYNISQLMSNSLAILKKIPGFNTSKSQEFHEFGNMKNGFPSWVSRKDRKLLQTTVNTIKYDLRVAKDGTGNFTTIGEAVAAAPNSSTTRFVIYIKAGAYFENVEVERKKPNLMFIGDGIGKTIVKASRNVIDGWTTFRSATVAVVGDGFIAKGITIENSAGPSKHQAVALRSGSDFSAFYKCSFVGYQDTLYVHSLRQFYRECDIYGTVDFIFGNAAVVLQNCNIYARKPGEKQKNIFTAQGREDPNQNTGISILNCKVTAAADLIPVKSSFKTYLGRPWKEYSRTVFLRSYIDDLVDPAGWLEWNGTFALSTLYYGEYKNQGPGSNTSARVTWPGYRVIKNSTVASQFTVGAFIQGTDWLNSSSIPYFVSLS